GGATTGGGGCGTGTTCCCCGAAAAGGACGAGGACAACGCCGACTGGAAGATCGCCGACTCCGCTATCGACGCCCTGAAACGTGCGCCTGCCGACAAACCCTTCTTCATCGCCGCCGGATTCCGCCTGCCGCATGTGCCGTGCTTTGCTTCGCAGAAGTGGTTCGATCTTTATCCCGATGCCGATCTGAAAATGCCGCCCGTCAAAGAAGACGACCGTGCAGACCTGCCGAAGTTCGCCGATTTCCTCCACTGGAAGCTGCCGGAGCCGCGTCTGAGCACGTTACGTGCGATGGGAGAGTGGCGGCCACTTGTGCGTGCCTATTTGGCCTGCGTGAGTTTCATGGACAGCCAAGTGGGCCGCTTGATCGCTCAACTCGAAGCCAGCGGTCGTGCGGAAAACACCATCATCGTCCTCTGGGGTGATCACGGCTGGCATCTCGGCGAAAAACTCATGACGGGAAAAAACACGCTCTGGGACCGCAGCACCAGAGTGCCGCTCATCTTTGCTGGACCTGGTGTGAAGGCGGGTCAAGTCTGCAATCGCCCTGCTGAGCTTCTCGACATCTTCCCCACGCTCCTCGCACTCACGAAAATGCCTGCACGGAGCGATCTCGAAGGCCACAGCCTTGTCCCGCAACTTCAAGATGCCAGCGCACCGCGCGAATGGCCTGCCATTACCACGCACAACAAAGGCAACCACGGCATCCGCACCGAGGACTGGCGCTACATTCACTACGCCGACGGCAGCGAGGAGCTTTACGACATGAAAAACGATCCCAACGAGTGGACCAACCTCGCCAGCGATCCGAAACACGCGGCGAAGAAGACCGAACTCGCGAAATGGCTGCCCAAGATCGACAAAGACCCCGTTCCCGGCAGCAAGAGCCGTGTGCTGACCTACGATCCCGTCACGAAGGAGGCCGTGTGGGAAGACAAACCGATTGATAAGACCGCTCCGCTGCCTGAGCCGTAAGGCGTGTCTTCCATGATCAAATCCTGGCGCTTCGGCCTCGGCTTCCTCGCGTTTGTCGTCGCGGGATCGTTGCTGCTGCTCGCTTGGTTGCGGCAGCGGGAACGTGAGGAGTCAAATCGCCTGTTTCACGCGCTGGTGCAGGCGGATGCCGAGTTTGTGCGGCGGATGAATCTGCCGCGAAGTGAAAAGCTCGCCGGTGATTTGGAGCAATTGTTGGGCATGCGGATCAAGTTCAGTGATATGGGCAAAGGCGTGACGAAGGACGATGACACACTCGTTGTGCGCCTCGATGACAAGAACGATATGATTTTCACGCGCAAGCCCGTCGCTTCACAGCTTTCTCTGCGCGATCCCGCCACGCGGAATGCCTTCATCGCCTTCTGGCTCGTTTCCGGCATTGTGGGATGGCTGCTCGCACGTGAACGGCTCAAGCGCGCGCAGTCGGAGCGCCTGGCGATGCTGGGTCGTGTGGCGACGAGTCTGGCGCATGACATCAAGAATCCGCTCGCCTCGATCCAACTGCATGCGCAGTTGATGACGCCAAGCGATGGAGAGGACGCGAAGGCGCTGAAGATGATCGAATCCGAGTCGGAAGTGATCGCCGGGTTGGTGAATCAGTGGTTGCATCTTGCCAATCCGCTGCCACCGAAGCTGGTGAAGCTTGATGTGGCAGAGTGCATTGTTGCCGTGACTCGAAATCTGCAAGCGCAAGCGCAGCATGCCGCTGTGGACATTGAAAACGGTCTCACCAGCCCGATTTGGGTCATGGGTGATGCGCAGCGGCTTTCACAGGCGTTTCGAAACTTCCTCGTGAATGGCATTCAGGCGATGCCGCGAGGTGGAAAACTGCGAATCAGCGCCGAAAGGCATGAAAACATGATTTCCCTACGCTTTGCCGACTCCGGCCCCGGTTTCTCCGAATCGGCGCTCGCACGCGGCACCGAGTTGTTCTTCACGGAAAAGGAAGGCGGCATGGGGGTGGGCCTGAACATCGTCGCCAGCATCGTGGAGGCGCATGGTGGACGGCTTGAATTGCAGAATGACCCCAAGGGTGGCGCGGTTATCATCGTGTCGCTTCCTTCACTCGCCGCATGAACGCCAGCATCCTTATCATCGAAGACGAATACGCTCTGGCCGCCGCTCTTTCGACCGTGGTGCGGCGTCTCGATGCCACACCAGTCGTCGCGGCCAGTGGACAGGGTGGAATCGACAAACTAGGCACGCAAAACTTCGCGCTCATCATTCTCGATGTCGGATTGCCGGACATGAGCGGGCTGAAGGTATTGGAGAAGATCCAAACGCTGCCGAAACCGCCGCCCGTGCTCGTTGTCACCGCGCATGGCACGCTCGACACCGCGCTGGAGGCACAGCGGCTCGGCGCACGCGAGTATTTCCTCAAACCACTGAATCTCGTCGATCTTCAGCGCACCATTCGCGAGATCTTTACACCTGCGAAGATGGAAGCGCCCGTGCAGACGATCATGATCGGCAGCAGCGAGCCGATGCAGCGTGCGTTTGCCATCATTGCGCAGGCGTGCGGCAATGACGCGCCGGTTTTGCTTCTGGGACCGCCCGGCAGCGGCAAAAGCATCGCCGCCGAGGTGATTCACCGGCACAGCGCGCGCGCGGGTGAGCCGCTGGTCGTGTTTCGCGCCGATGAATGGCCAGCAGATCGCGTGGAGGCTGCTTTGGATGACGCCATCGCGAAAGCGGGCAACGGAGTGTTGTTTTTGGACGAGATAAGCGTGTGGTCAAAGCCACTTCAGGCCGCGCTGATGCATCGTGTTGGTGATTTGAAGGCACGGCTTTTCAGTGCATCGAGCCGCGAGATGTCCGCCGTGCGCGAAGATTTGTTTTACGCGCTGGCGGTACTGCAAGTGACACTGCCACCGCTGACGGAGCGCACAGGCGACATTCCAGCGCTGGCGGCATCCTTCCTCGGTGAGCGCTTGCTTTCTGCCGAAGCGCTGGCCGCGCTCAAGGCCTACGCATGGCCGGGCAATGTGCGTGAATTGAAGGCTGCCATGACCCACGCCGCCGCCGTGTGTGGTGGCAGCACCATTTTGCCGCATCATCTGCCTGCGAATCTGGTGAAGGCAGAGGACGCGAATCATCTCGAAGACACGATGAAGCGCAGCCTTGCCGCATGGCTCGACCAGCGCACCACCGGCCCGGATGAAACGATGCCCGCGTATGATGACCTGCTCGAAACGGTGGAGACGTCGATGCTGGAGACGCTCATGAAGCGTTTCGATGGCAAACCGACGCGACTGGCCGCTGCATTGAAGATGAACCGAGCGACGCTGAGGCGGAAGCTGCGCGAGGAATGATCCTGGAAGGATCAAAGATGGTAGCCAGGGGTCAAAGACCCCTGGTATGGGTTTTGAACGCCACATTCACCGAAGATGCATGCCGAAGGTATGCGAGAAGGGATCGAAGGTATGACGTGCGCTTCTTGCATCCCTCTGGGATGCGGCCTTGAGATAGCTGAGGCTTGTTCGAAATCCAGGAGTGGCGCTCGCTGCGCGAGCTTACCCCTGGCTAATTTCTTTGATCCCTCGGGATCATTTGCCGTCGGCCTTGCCGGGCACACGCGGATCATGCGCAGGGAAGAAGAGCTTCTTCTCCTGATCGAAGAAGATGGCCTGGCAGGCGCCGAAGGTGGTTGTCTCGGCGAGTTTGTGGCCGAGGGCCTTCACACGGCTAAGCGTGCCCTCGCCAAAGGCTTTTTCTATTTTGAGTTCGTCCGGGTTCCACTGGTGGTGGAAGCGGGGTTCGGCAAGGGCGGCGGCAGGGAGCATGTCGTCGTCGATGATGTTGCTGATCAACAGGAGCGCTTGGGTGATGATGGTGGGACCGCCGGCAGCGCCGGTGACGATGAAGGGTTTGCCGTTTTTGAGCACAATCGTGGGACTCATGCTGGAAAGCGGACGCTTGCCGGGAGCGACGGCGTTGGCTTCGGCACCGACGAGTTTGAAGGCGTTGGGGATGCCGGGTTGCACGGCAAAGTCATCCATTTCATTGTTGAGCAGGACACCGGTGCCGGGGATGACAACCTTGCTGCCGAAACCGGTGTTGATGGTTTGATTGAGAGCCACCCAATTGCCCTCAGCATCGGCGGTGCAGAGGAAGGTGGTGTGCTTGCCGAAGACATCGCCTTCCCAATGCGGTGGCATGTTGTGCGAAGGCACGGCGGAGGCGTGATCGAGGTCGATTTTCTTGGCGAGTTCGGCGGCGTAGTCAGGCGAGACCAGGCCTCGCGGGACTTTGGCGAAATCGGGATCGCCGAGCCAGTGAGCGCGATCGGCGAAGGCGAGTTTCATGGCCTCGGTGATGACGTGAATGCGGCTGCTGGCGCGGAAATGGCGGATGGGGAAGTGTTCGAGGACGTTCAGGATCTGCGCGACATGGACGCCACCGGAACTGGGCGGCGGCATGGTGATGAGGTCGTAACCACGATACTTCGAGCGGATCGCCTCGCGCTCGGGTGCTTTGTAGTTCGCGTAATCGACGGCGGTGGTGATCCCGCCGTTCGCCTTCATCCATTCCTCGGTTTTTGTTGCGAATTCGCCTTCATAAAACCAAGCGATACCTTTTTCAGCCACGGCACGGTAAGTGGCGGCGAGGTCGGTTTGGACGAGCGTCTGGCCTTTTTCGAGCGGTTTGCCGTCTTTGAGGAAAATGGCCGCAGAAGCGGGGAATTTCGCGAGTTTGGCAGCCGTGGCGGCGAGCTTGCGGGCATAGACTTCGTCGAGGGGGAAGCCTTTTTCGGCGATGTCGGCGGCGGGAAGCAGGACATCGGCGAGTTTGAGCTTGCCGTGCTTCGTTTGGGCAGCGGCACAGGCTTTGAGGTAGCCAGGCACCCCGGAGGCGAGCGCACCGGTCTTGCTGGCCTCGTCGTCGAGCTTGCCGTTGATGACATACATGTCGCGAGAAGCCTTGGCGGGGGCCATTTCTCGGCCGTCGATGCAGGTGACGGTGCCGTCAGCGGCATGGATGACGAAGAAACAACCGCCGCCGATGCCGGAGTTGTGTCCATCGACGACTCCGAGCGTCAAACCGGCTGCGATAGCCGCGTCGATGGCGTTGCCGCCTTTTTCAAAGGCCTGCATGCCTGCCTGCGTGGCGAGCGGATGTACAGTGGCGATGGCGTGCTTCGGAAATGAGGCGTCTGCGGCGTGCAGGAGACCGGTGGCGAGGACGAGCAGTGCGGAGAACGCTTTCATGCCACGAGGCTAGCGATGGGCCTCAATGCCGTCGATGAAAAAAGCCTCGCCAAAATCAGCGAGCCGCACCAAAACTACTCGGATCGCTTCCAACTCAGCCAAGCCCGGCGGTAGGTGAAGGCCATCGCCATGATCCCGGCAAACAAGAGCAGGGCGCGGCTGGGTTCTGGCACCGTTTGAACCAAGCTGGAAGCGTTTTCAGGCAGGGTGAATGACAACGTTGCAGCCATGTCCGGCTCGGCGGCACCGACCGCAATAACGGCGGTGATGCTGCAAACGAGCCAGTAGGTGATGGAGCGCAAAGTCACTGAATTAAATATATCTTTAGCCGATGAGGCCGGGGCAGGACAAGACTTTTTTGGCAACGAGATTGACGCAAGCTGTTCATTTTCAGAGCCTCGCCCGGATGAGCTTAGGAGATTGACCGGGGTGTTGGACGGCTGCCTTCCTGCTTGCGAGATCACCGCGCCTCCGCCATGACTACGGCCCCTCAACCCCGGCAACTCATCCATCATGTCCATCGTCAGTTCTGCGCGTGTCATCAACATAGGCTTGGCCGGTTTAGGCAACGTCGGGGCGGGAGTGTTCAAGAATCTCCTGGCCAATCGCTCCCTCATCAGCCAGCGCACCGGTGCTGACCTGCATATCACGCGGGTGGCGGTGCGTGACCTGACACGCGCTCGCGATGTGGCGGTGCCTGCGGAACTGCTGACGACGGACTGGCGCGAACTGGTCAATGACCCGGCCATTCCGGTGATCGTCGAGCTGATCGGCGGCACGACGACGGCCTATGAAATGGTCGCCGCAGCGCTCCGGGCCAAAAAAATCGTCGTCACCGGCAACAAGGCGCTGTTGGCGGAGCGTGGGAAGGAATTGTTCGCCCTCGCCGAGGAATGCGGCGTGCCGATCTATTTCGAGGCGGCGGTGGCGGGCGGAATTCCGATCATCCAGGTGCTGCAGGAGGGCTTGGTGGGCAACCACATCCGCTCCATACACGGGATCATCAACGGTACCTGCAATTACATCCTCACCCGCATGTCACAGGCCGGTTTGAGCTATGCGGATGCCTTGCGAGAGGCCCAGGAAAAAGGCTACGCGGAGGCCGACCCGACGCTCGACGTCAGCGGCTGGGACGCGGCGCACAAGGCGATCATTCTGGCGTCTCTGAGCTACGGCTTCTGGATTCCGCAGGACAAGGTGCATGTGGAAGGTGTGGATCGTGTGAACATCACCGACTTCAAGTTTGCGGCCCGACTCGGCTACACGATCAAGCTGCTTTCTGTGATCCGTGCGGATGAAAACGGCCTCGTCGAAGTGCGCACGCAACCGACGCTGGTGCCGCTGTCGCATGTGCTGGCGAGCGTGAGCGGTGCGTTCAATGCGGTGCTGGTGAATGGAGACATCGTGGGAGAAACGCTGTTCTACGGGCGTGGTGCCGGCCAGGATCCGACGAGCAGCAGCGTGATCAGCGACCTATGTGAGGCTGCCGCAGTGCTGATGCACGGGGCGCGTCACAGCGGTTTTGTACCGCATGGCCTCTACGGCAAATCAAAGCCCATTGATGATACGGTGTCGCGCTACTATCTGCGGCTGACCGTGGATGACGTTCCAGGCGTGCTCGCCCAAGTCGCCACCGTGCTTGGTGAGCGTGGCATTGGCATTTCCTCGATGATCCAGCCGGAAGATCTCGAAGACACCAGCGGCGAGACCTCGCTGGTGCTGATGATCCACGACGCACGCCTCGGCGACATGAAGACTGCACTGGCCGCCATCCAGCAACTGCCCTGCGTCCGAGGCGAGCCGGGCTGGATGCGCGTGGAGACGTTGCAAGGCTAGCCACCCTTTGTGGCAAACATTACTTCGAGCAAAAATGAAATGGCAGGCATCTCGAAAGATGAGATCATGCGAGCCATGAAAATTGCTGTTGCCGATCTCGCCACCCTAGTCGGGGGAACCCTTCTGTGTGGAGATCCAGCGGAACAAATCACCGGTTTTGCCTCGCTCAAAGAAGCCATCAGCGGCGACCTCAGTTTTTTCCATGACACACGCTACAACGAGCGGCTGGCAAACACGAAGGCCACGGCGGTGCTTGTGCCGTTGGGGTTTACGGAACTGCCCGCGCATGCGTCGTGCGTTGCGGTGGCGGATCCCTCGCGTTCATTCGAGCTGATCGTGGAAACCTACGGCTTCCAGCCAGACCCTTTCACGGCTGGCGTGCATGCCTCGGCGGTCGTTGCCGCCTCGGTTCAGTTTGATCCGGCGTGTGTTTGCATCGGTGCGAATGCCGTGATCGAAGCCGGCGTTGAACTGGGAGGAGAAGTCGAGATTGGAGCCGGGTGTTACGTCGGGCGCAATGCCCGCATTGGCAAGGGGTCGCGCTTGTTTGCCAACGCCACCGTTCATGCCGAGTGCATTCTGGGAGAGGGTGTTTTTCTGCACTCGGGTGTCGTGATTGGCGCAGATGGTTTTGGCTATGAATTCAGCCAGGGACGTCACCGCAAGGTGCGGCAGGCTGGCATCGTGCAGATCGACAACGATGTGGAAATCGGCGCGGGAACGACCGTGGACCGTGCTCGATTTGGCCGCACTTGGATCGGCGAGGGCACCAAGATCGATAATCTCGTGCAAATCGGCCATAACGTGGTGATTGGGAAGCACTGCGTCATCGTCGCCTGCACGGCCATCGCTGGCAGTGCCATGATTGGTGATTACGTTGTTGTCGCAGCGCAGGTGGGCATCGCCGGACACGTTACCATCGGCTCACAGGCGACTCTGGCTGCACGCTGCGGCGTCACGCGCGATCTGCCTGCCGGGCAGACTTATCTTGGGTTTCCAGCGATTCCAGCATCCGAGGAAAAGCGCCGGCTTGCCAGTATCAACCGGTTGCCGCAACTGCTGGCCCGTGTGAAGGAACTGGAGACAAAGGTCGGCGGTGGCGGCGCAGTCTGATCACCAGAAGCCCCACTGCTGCGTTTTCATGACGTAGAGACCGAGGGCCAGATTGCCGACGGCATGCATGAACACGCACGCGCCCAGGCTTTTGGTGCGCACGGCCAGGTAGTACATCAGCGATCCCCACACGAAGGCACCGGCATAGTCTTCCGTGTTATGAATCAACATCACGCCGAGTGTCACAATCCAGAAAACTTTCCAACCATGTGTACCGAACGCGATGCGCTCAAACTGTCCATCCTCCGTGAGCAGAAAACGCATCAAAAAGCCGCGCCAGAAGAGCTCCTCGACGAGTGGCACCACCAGCACCATGCGCGCAAAGCGCAGCCCCACGACGACGCTGAACCACAGTGGTGAATCCTGCGCGATCATCGGATCAAAGCCTTCATTGCGCTCCGCGAGTCCGAGCCAGTCCCACCAAGGCGCTGGCTGCATGCCACGCTCGACCAAGTGCTCCCGCAGCATTGACGGCGTGATCCAGCAGACGATTCCAATGATTCCGAGCACGAAAGCGAGGTGCAGCCCGCGCCAGGGAGCCAGCGTGTAATGTTTGCGAAACAGCACGAGCACCACAGCGCAAACAACGGTCTGCAACGGATAAACCCAGTGCTCCGGTGCGCGCACATGCCAGGGCAGCTCAGAGTTTTCGACGCGGAAGAGCCCGGGAATTGAGTTTAGAAGTGTGAAGAGCACCAACGGCAGCACATAAGCGGCGGTTGGGGATGAAAGCAGTCGCACAAGCATTGTTCGTGGCGGTTACGGCAGCGCCAGTTCCTTCGCGCGTTCGCGATTCAGCAGCCATTTCGAGCAGCTCCGCAGATAGCCACGGTTCCAGGCGGACAGCGTCGAGGCTCCGGTCGCCATCAGGGCAAGAGTGCGGTTGGAAACAGATTCCATCGTGTTGCTGAACCAGCCGGGGTAGTCCGCCTTCAACTGCATGCCGCGCTCATAGAACGCCACGATGCGCCCGTCGTAGAAATACGCGATCAACTCATGCCAAGCCTCGTGCCAGGCACGCTGGCGCTTCTCATAGCGGCCAAGTTCCTTCATCAAACGTTCGGGCGAATCGAGAAGTTTTTCACCATGCTTGGCAAACATTGCGTTCAGCGTTTCCGCCGCATCCAGTGCAAGAAACACACCTGGCGAGAGCATCGGATCGACAAACCCAAACGCATCTCCGGCGGAGACCCAGCCCGGGCCATGCGCTCGATCCGAGATGAGCTGATAGTTCGTGTAGGTGTAAACTTCGCTGATGCGCTGGCGGTTTTGCGTGAGCGGTGAAAGCACACTGTCCGTTGCCAGTACCTTGTCGAGACGTTCTTCTCCGTTGGCTCCGAAGTCCGGCAGCGATTTGGGATTCATCACGATGCCGAAAGACAAGCGGCCTGGCAGCGGAATGCGCCAGCTCCAGCCCCAGGGGTGATAGGTGATCGCGATCTGTCCCGGCTCATACGGATGTTCGATGCCGGTGAAATGCGCGAAGTGCGCGGTGTCCTTGCGCACGCCTGTCTCGGCCTTGATGCCGAGCAGTTTGGCGGAGGAGCGTGAGCGACCGCTGCAATCGACGATAAGGTCTGGTTTTTCACCGTTGCGCCAGCCGCCTGCTTCGAGAGACGCCGCATCCAGCTCCAGTTCCGGCCTGCCTCCCGGATGCGCTACGAGTCCGGCGCGATGCTTCACAAACCGCACGCCCAGCTCTTTGGCGTAATCCTTGATCACATCGTCAAAGGCAGGACGTGGCACGTTGTAGGCATACGGCGGCAGGCGGCCTGCCACCGATTTGAAATTGAAGTGCATCTGCGTGCCACGGTGATGGATGAAACTGGCGCCGGGCTTGAACTGAGAGATGGCTGCCACGCGGTCCTCGATGCCCATGCGCTGCAAAATCGCGACAATGGCGGGGATCAGCGACTCGCCCACAAGCAGTTGCGGACGCTTTTCATCATCAAAGACGAGTGGCTGGATGCCCTGACGCGCGAGCAGTGCGGCGAGTGCGCTGCCCGCCGGGCCGGCGCCGAGGATGGCGATGCGTGGAGGACGGTTCATGTTTTTAATAGCGGCGGAGTTTGCCGCTGGCGGTCAGGGGCAGCTCGGAGACGAATGTGTAGAACAGCGGCACTTTGTAGGCGGAGAGACGCTCCTGGCAAAGCTTTCTCAATTCAATCACCGGCGGCGGCGCTTCGGCATCCACGGCAATGATCTCCGCCACTGGCATGGCTCCGAGTGCCGGATGTGCCCGTGCGGTGATACGCACGGCTTTCACGCCAGGATGACCGCGCAAAACTGCCTCCACCTCTTCGGGGAAGCATTTCAACCCGCCGACATTGATCACGCTGCGCACCCGGCCGCGCAGATAAAGACAACCGTCTTCATCCACCTCCGCGATGTCACCCGTGGCGAACCAGCCATCACGCAAGATGGCCTCACGCGGCTGCCACGGCGCCAGATAAGCATCGAAAACGCCCGGACCGCGCAACAGCAGCTCGCCGTCGTCCAGTTTGATTTCAAAGGCGGGCAGCGGCTTGCCGATCGAGGTCGGTTTGTCCTTCGCATGTTCCAGATTCAAGATTGGAAGTCCGGCTTCGATGATGCCCATGCCCTGTGTCAGATGCAGGCCTGTCTTGCTGGCGAAAAGATCGGCCACTTCGTTCGTCAACGCGAAGGCCGTGGAAACCGCGAGGCGAAGCGAGCCGAGCACTGCCGCGTCCGGCTGGCCGGAGAGCATCGTGTAATGGTAGGGCGAGCCGTACATCACGGTCGCTTCATGCTCACGCATCATCGCGAGCATCACCTTCGGGTCGCTCGCCGGGGCGAGGATCGTGGTGGCGCCGTGGTAGAGGTAAAGAATGATCGAGACGGCGAAGTGATGCGCCATCGGCAGCACCCACAGCACGCGATCTTGCGGCCCGATGCGTAAACCCTCGTTCGCTGCGGTAATTCGGCCAAGCAGCGTCTCGTGCGAGATCACAATGCCCTTCGATGTGCCCGTCGTGCCGCTGCTGAAGCGGATGAAGGCCGGATTCAGTGCTTCTAGGGCTGACTCATCGAATGCAGGAGGCGAATCATGTGTCACCGCCTCGATGCGCCAGTCTTCCGCGTTCTTGGCAAATACGATGACATCCAGCGCTGTCGATTTTGCGAGCTGCGCTCGCTCACTGGCCGTCAGCTCAGCCGGAATCGGCACAAAGCATGCGTTCTGCTTCAGGATCGCCAGTGCCAGCACGATGTAATCGGCTCCGTTCGGCGCACCGAGGCCAATGCGCGGGCGAATTTTCCCCGGCCAGGCCGGATCGGCGTTCATGCGCTGCGCACAGGCGTTCATGCGGCTCTGCAACTCGCCAAACGTGAGCTGCAGCTCCGGGCTGACGACGGCGGGATGCGCGGCGGTGCTGCGTTCAAAGATGAGATCGACGATGTTCACTGTGCTGGCTCCAGTTTGCGCAAAACCGCGCGCACCTGCTGTGCGAGGGTTGCGGTATCTTGTTCATCCGATGCGGCGGCGATGCCCGCCGCCTGTCCCGTCGCTAAAGCCGTGCCCATGACACGAATGCTGGCTTGCGCCCGATGTGTGGCGGAAAGGCAGCGTCCGGCGACGAATACGTTTTGCAAATCGCGGGCGCGCAAGGCCCCCAGCGGAATGCCACAGGCTTTCGGTTCATGCGGATATAGCAGCCGCGGCCCGCGGGCCGTTTCACGCAGTTCCAACGGCCAGGTGGCGTTTGCGACTGCCTGATCACCGCTGCGGCTTGCAAGGATGTCTTCCTCAGTCAAAACGGCTTCAGCGATCCAGCGCCGGCTTTCGCGAATGCCCGCGCGCACCGGCAATGTGGTGACGCGCGCCTTGGCAAAGCCTTCCAGCGATGAACGCAGATGATCGACGATGGCAAAGGTCACTTCGCGGCCCTGCATCTCGATCCACGTCAGACTGCGCGGATCAGTGGCATCAAACGGGCATTCTGGCGAATCGCCCGGCAGGTCGAGTGTGAGGAAAACTTCGTTCAAAGCGCCGCTGGCGCGAAAATGCGCGCCTGCGGCCTCAGAAGGCAGTTTTTTCTCCTGAATTGCCTTCGCGAGGCATCCGGCGATTTTCAACGGACCATCGCCTGTGAGTGCGGCAGCATCGACCTCGCCAAGACCGACGATGTAGGCGGGACGTTGCAGTTCCTGCGCCGGAGTCTTGTCCCACGGATGATTTGCGAGTGTCGCCAGCACTGCATCGCCGCTGGCATCGACGATGGTGCGCGGACGCAGCTTCCAGGATGTACCACGGCAGTGCAGAGTCACTTCGCTGATGCGATTGCCTTCAACAGCGGCGTGAATGACCTCGGTGTGCAGCAGCATCTTCAAGTTCGACTGCTTGGCGCACCATTGATCGTAAAACAGGGCGAGTTGCTGCGGCTGATGCATCAGCACATCGACCTTGCCCATGCGCAGCGGCCCGTGCGCGATGCCTTGGGCGAGCAATGCGCGTTCAAGCTCGGCAGGGATGCCAGGATTCGCGACTTTCGGTGCGGTATCTGGCGTTGGCGGCAGGTCATACAGGCCGCAAAACGAATGCACGAGCGAAGCGGTACCCGCACCACCGAAGAAGCCGTGTCGCTCGACAAGCAGCGTGTTCGCGCCCTGACGTGCGGCCGCCAGAGCTGCCGCCACGCCTGCGCTGCCACCGCCGATGATGAGAACGTCGGGATTCATGGCGGCATCATTCCCCAAGAAGATCGGAACGCCAGCGTTCACGCATCATCTCGGTTTCTGTTTCGCTGAGGCAGGTGTCGAGATAGCTCACTGTGACGGTGAGCTGGTCCTGGCATTCGGACACAAACAAGCCGCTGCCGGGCGGCGCGTTCACCGTGGGCATGTGGATGGCGTTCACGATCTCACCACCGCAGAACGCGGTCATGCCTTCACCGAAACTGCCGGTGTAGGCATGGTAGAACGAGGCGATCTCCCCCCGCTGTGCGAGACGCACCATGTTGAGCATCGTTTTGCCCGGCATGCGCCGCATGAGAAGCTGCAAGGAGTTGAAGGACAGGTGCCGCTTCAGTTTGAGATGCTCCAGGTGCTGCTTCATGAGCACCTTGCTCGCCATGGCGAGGTCCGTGAGGTCGGCGTCCTTCAAAATGAAGAAGAACATCGACATGTGGTTCTGGAAGATCGCCATGCGGCCGGTGTTGTCCTTTGGCCGCTGTTGCACGGGCATGGTCACGGCATACGAGAGGTCTGCATGGCCGCGTGATTGAAACACGGCCTGATGGCAACGCGCGGCCAGTCCAGCGTAGAAA
The Prosthecobacter sp. genome window above contains:
- a CDS encoding FAD-dependent oxidoreductase produces the protein MNPDVLIIGGGSAGVAAALAAARQGANTLLVERHGFFGGAGTASLVHSFCGLYDLPPTPDTAPKVANPGIPAELERALLAQGIAHGPLRMGKVDVLMHQPQQLALFYDQWCAKQSNLKMLLHTEVIHAAVEGNRISEVTLHCRGTSWKLRPRTIVDASGDAVLATLANHPWDKTPAQELQRPAYIVGLGEVDAAALTGDGPLKIAGCLAKAIQEKKLPSEAAGAHFRASGALNEVFLTLDLPGDSPECPFDATDPRSLTWIEMQGREVTFAIVDHLRSSLEGFAKARVTTLPVRAGIRESRRWIAEAVLTEEDILASRSGDQAVANATWPLELRETARGPRLLYPHEPKACGIPLGALRARDLQNVFVAGRCLSATHRAQASIRVMGTALATGQAAGIAAASDEQDTATLAQQVRAVLRKLEPAQ
- a CDS encoding class I adenylate-forming enzyme family protein, whose protein sequence is MNIVDLIFERSTAAHPAVVSPELQLTFGELQSRMNACAQRMNADPAWPGKIRPRIGLGAPNGADYIVLALAILKQNACFVPIPAELTASERAQLAKSTALDVIVFAKNAEDWRIEAVTHDSPPAFDESALEALNPAFIRFSSGTTGTSKGIVISHETLLGRITAANEGLRIGPQDRVLWVLPMAHHFAVSIILYLYHGATTILAPASDPKVMLAMMREHEATVMYGSPYHYTMLSGQPDAAVLGSLRLAVSTAFALTNEVADLFASKTGLHLTQGMGIIEAGLPILNLEHAKDKPTSIGKPLPAFEIKLDDGELLLRGPGVFDAYLAPWQPREAILRDGWFATGDIAEVDEDGCLYLRGRVRSVINVGGLKCFPEEVEAVLRGHPGVKAVRITARAHPALGAMPVAEIIAVDAEAPPPVIELRKLCQERLSAYKVPLFYTFVSELPLTASGKLRRY